The following are encoded together in the Macadamia integrifolia cultivar HAES 741 unplaced genomic scaffold, SCU_Mint_v3 scaffold1491, whole genome shotgun sequence genome:
- the LOC122063911 gene encoding protein FAR1-RELATED SEQUENCE 5-like, translated as MGFSIRRHTVNKSKKDKMTITSRRFVCSKAGSRQPDKRDNNITNPRAETRTSCKAQMAICLDGDEKYMCREFVEEHNHDLHTDSTVHMMRSQRHMSDTHMYEIDLADDLGIRPRFTVELMGRQAGGIENLSCTTQDVRNYLRTKRMCSLSYGEAVQLDSEEQITNIFWADPKMIIDYAHFGDVVSFDTTFHTNRQCRPLGVFVGFNHHRGCTVFGATLLYDETVESFKWLFEVFAEAHGGKKPITIFTDQDATMTIALTNMWPQTWHGLCT; from the exons ATGGGATTTAGTATTAGGAGACACACTGTGAATAAAAGCAAGAAAGACAAAATGACTATTACGTCAAGGCGGTTTGTCTGTTCGAAAGCTGGATCTCGGCAACCAGACAAGCGAGACAACAATATTACTAACCCCCGAGCTGAGACAAGAACAAGTTGCAAAGCACAGATGGCCATATGTTTGGATGGGGATGAAAAATATATGTGTCGTGAATTTGTGGAGGAACATAATCATGATCTTCATACTGATTCAACAGTTCATATGATGCGTTCACAGAGGCATATGTCAGACACACATAtgtatgaaattgatttggctGATGACTTGGGCATTAGACCTAGATTCACAGTTGAGTTGATGGGTAGGCAGGCTGGTGGGATCGAGAACTTGAGCTGTACGACCCAAGATGTTAGGAACTACCTCCGTACTAAAAGAATGTGTTCCTTATCATATGGTGAAGCAG TTCAGCTGGATAGTGAAGAACAAATAACTAATATATTTTGGGCTGATCCAAAGATGATCATTGATTACGCACACTTTGGAGATGTAGTCAGCTTCGACACTACATTTCACACCAACAGACAGTGTAGGCCGCTTGGGGTGTTTGTTGGATTTAATCATCATAGAGGATGCACTGTATTCGGGGCCACACTTTTATATGATGAgacagtggaatctttcaagtgGTTGTTTGAGGTATTTGCTGAGGCACATGGTGGAAAGAAGCCTATAACTATCTTCACGGACCAAGATGCTACTATGACTATAGCATTAACAAACATGTGGCCTCAGACATGGCATGGGTTGTGTACATGA